The proteins below come from a single Paroceanicella profunda genomic window:
- a CDS encoding ABC transporter ATP-binding protein gives MLARFFSYYRPYRGLFCLDFGCAVLGGLLELSFPMAVQVFVDKLLPQGDWALILLASAGLVALYLFNAGLMVVVTYWGHMLGINIETDMRRRAFDHIQKLSFSYFDERKTGHLVARITKDLEEVGEVAHHGPEDIFIAIMTFVGAFVLMFLVNRELALITAVVVPTTAFVAMRYGARMTRTWQAIYGRVGEFNARVEENVGGIRVVQAFTNENHERALFAVNNRNYRRTKLDAYRVMAASMTLNYLAMRLTQTAVMVAGTWFVIGGTLSAGEFVGFLLLVGVLFRPIEKITTMMELYPRGIAGFRRYCALIDTEPDVVDRPDAREAPAFRGRIRFRDVHFAYQPGRPQLNGIDFEIAAGETVAFVGPSGAGKTTICSLPPRFYDVTSGAIEIDGMDIRDMTLVSLRRQIGVVQQDVFLFGGTLRENIAYGRLGASDAEVLEAARRARLEETIAGLPDGIDTLVGERGVKLSGGQKQRISIARMFLKDPAILILDEATSALDSVTERAIQASLAELSAGRTTLIVAHRLTTIRDADRIFVIEAGEVRDSGSHAELLARPGPYRQLSAQTPGEGHVADGATAPA, from the coding sequence ATGCTTGCGCGTTTCTTTTCCTATTACCGGCCCTACCGAGGGCTGTTCTGTCTCGACTTCGGCTGTGCCGTGCTGGGCGGCCTGCTGGAGCTGAGCTTCCCCATGGCGGTGCAGGTGTTCGTCGACAAGCTGCTGCCGCAGGGGGACTGGGCGCTGATCCTGCTCGCCTCCGCCGGGCTGGTGGCGCTCTATCTCTTCAATGCCGGGCTGATGGTGGTGGTGACCTACTGGGGCCACATGCTGGGCATCAACATCGAGACCGACATGCGCCGCCGCGCCTTCGACCACATCCAGAAACTCTCCTTCAGCTACTTCGACGAGCGCAAGACCGGCCACCTGGTGGCGCGCATCACCAAGGACCTCGAGGAGGTGGGCGAGGTGGCCCACCACGGGCCCGAGGACATCTTCATCGCGATCATGACCTTCGTGGGCGCCTTCGTGCTGATGTTCCTGGTGAACCGGGAACTGGCGCTGATCACCGCGGTGGTGGTGCCCACCACGGCCTTCGTGGCCATGCGCTACGGCGCGCGGATGACCCGGACATGGCAGGCCATCTACGGCCGGGTGGGGGAGTTCAACGCCCGGGTGGAGGAAAACGTGGGCGGCATCCGCGTGGTGCAGGCCTTCACCAACGAGAACCACGAGCGCGCGCTCTTCGCCGTGAACAACCGCAACTACCGGCGCACCAAGCTCGATGCCTACCGGGTGATGGCGGCCAGCATGACGCTGAACTACCTGGCGATGCGCCTCACCCAGACGGCGGTGATGGTGGCGGGCACCTGGTTCGTGATCGGCGGAACGCTGAGCGCGGGGGAGTTCGTGGGCTTCCTGCTGCTGGTGGGGGTGCTGTTCCGGCCGATCGAGAAGATCACCACGATGATGGAGCTCTACCCGCGCGGCATCGCCGGCTTCCGGCGCTACTGCGCGCTCATCGACACCGAGCCGGACGTGGTGGACCGCCCGGACGCCCGGGAGGCGCCGGCCTTCCGCGGCCGCATCCGGTTCCGCGACGTGCATTTCGCCTACCAGCCCGGGCGGCCGCAGCTCAACGGCATCGATTTCGAGATCGCCGCCGGCGAGACGGTGGCCTTCGTCGGGCCGTCGGGCGCGGGCAAGACCACGATCTGCTCCCTGCCGCCGCGCTTCTACGATGTCACCTCCGGGGCGATCGAGATCGACGGGATGGACATCCGCGACATGACCCTCGTCTCGCTGCGCCGGCAGATCGGGGTGGTGCAGCAGGACGTGTTCCTGTTCGGCGGCACGCTGCGCGAGAACATCGCCTACGGCCGGCTGGGCGCGAGCGACGCGGAGGTGCTCGAGGCGGCGCGGCGCGCCCGGCTGGAGGAGACCATCGCCGGGCTGCCGGACGGGATCGACACGCTGGTCGGCGAGCGCGGGGTGAAGCTCTCCGGCGGGCAGAAGCAGCGCATCTCGATCGCGCGGATGTTCCTGAAGGACCCGGCGATCCTGATCCTGGACGAGGCGACCTCCGCCCTCGACAGCGTGACGGAACGGGCCATCCAGGCCTCGCTCGCGGAGCTCTCCGCGGGGCGGACCACGCTCATCGTGGCCCACCGCCTCACCACCATCCGCGACGCGGACCGGATATTCGTGATCGAGGCGGGGGAGGTCCGGGACTCGGGCAGCCACGCCGAGCTGCTGGCGCGCCCCGGCCCCTACCGCCAGCTCAGCGCGCAAACCCCCGGGGAAGGCCACGTCGCCGACGGAGCCACCGCCCCGGCCTGA
- a CDS encoding GFA family protein, producing MARPRPPFEGSCLRGAVRVGATVAPLLTFACHCRDCRKLSASASALTAVFPGDSSSCIGDLTEGGLFSSGRRHVFCRSCLNFICSPIAGADQRINLRTSILNDAAPFGPFVALRTGEKLPWAHGPAGHSFSQYPAGPDDLQALMNRCADQ from the coding sequence ATGGCCCGACCCCGGCCCCCGTTTGAGGGCTCCTGCCTCCGTGGTGCCGTACGGGTCGGGGCAACCGTGGCCCCTCTCCTGACCTTCGCCTGCCACTGCCGGGACTGCCGGAAACTGTCCGCGAGCGCGTCCGCGCTCACCGCCGTTTTCCCGGGCGACAGTTCTTCCTGCATCGGAGACTTGACCGAGGGCGGCCTGTTTTCCAGTGGACGAAGGCATGTCTTCTGCAGGTCATGCCTGAATTTCATCTGTTCGCCGATTGCTGGCGCCGACCAGCGCATCAACCTGCGCACGTCGATACTGAACGATGCCGCACCGTTCGGGCCGTTCGTCGCATTGAGGACCGGCGAGAAGCTGCCCTGGGCGCATGGTCCCGCTGGTCACAGCTTCTCGCAATATCCTGCCGGCCCGGACGACCTGCAGGCGCTCATGAACCGCTGTGCGGATCAGTGA
- a CDS encoding sensor domain-containing diguanylate cyclase, which produces MLDEPARLAALHRYRILDTLPEAGFEQITALVRTIYHAPMVLMNLIDSDRQWCKSCQGTEPSEMPREITFCQHTIRSREALVIEDTFCDRRFADHPMVVGPPGIRAYLGAPLQSPDGYNVGALCVIDTRPVRFSGEQIAILHGFADLVVAQMELRLIAARDSLTGTRTRRAFEEQLDLALSDAARGGPPSWLVLLDIDHFKAVNDTHGHGAGDAVLAALCATVDTGLRRGDTIGRLGGEEFGVLLRQDSAQEAFAIAERLRTAVAQMRVPDAPGVAITASFGLARCQPDFTSAAQWLAAADVCLYRAKRGGRNRCVL; this is translated from the coding sequence TTGCTCGACGAACCCGCGCGCCTGGCGGCCCTGCACCGCTACCGGATTCTCGACACCCTGCCGGAGGCCGGGTTCGAGCAGATCACCGCGCTGGTCCGCACCATCTATCACGCGCCCATGGTGCTGATGAACCTGATCGACAGCGACCGGCAGTGGTGCAAGTCCTGCCAGGGCACCGAGCCGTCCGAGATGCCCCGCGAAATCACCTTCTGCCAGCACACCATCCGCAGCCGCGAGGCCCTGGTGATCGAGGACACGTTCTGCGACCGGCGCTTTGCCGACCACCCGATGGTCGTCGGGCCGCCGGGCATCCGCGCCTATCTCGGCGCGCCGCTGCAGAGCCCGGACGGGTACAACGTCGGCGCGCTCTGCGTCATCGACACCCGGCCGGTCCGGTTCTCCGGCGAGCAGATCGCCATCCTGCACGGGTTCGCGGACCTGGTGGTGGCGCAGATGGAGCTGCGCCTCATCGCGGCGCGCGACAGTCTCACCGGCACGCGCACCCGCCGCGCCTTCGAGGAGCAGCTGGACCTCGCGCTGTCCGATGCCGCCCGGGGCGGGCCGCCGTCCTGGCTGGTGCTGCTCGACATCGACCATTTCAAGGCGGTGAACGACACGCATGGCCATGGCGCGGGCGACGCGGTGCTCGCGGCCCTCTGCGCGACGGTGGACACCGGGCTGCGCCGGGGCGACACGATCGGCCGGCTGGGCGGTGAGGAGTTCGGCGTGCTGCTGCGCCAGGACAGCGCGCAGGAGGCCTTCGCCATCGCCGAACGCCTGCGCACCGCCGTGGCGCAGATGCGGGTGCCCGACGCGCCGGGCGTCGCGATCACCGCCAGCTTCGGCCTCGCCCGCTGCCAGCCGGATTTCACCTCGGCCGCGCAATGGCTTGCCGCCGCAGACGTCTGCCTTTACCGCGCGAAACGCGGAGGCCGAAACCGCTGCGTCCTGTGA
- a CDS encoding GntR family transcriptional regulator, whose amino-acid sequence MTRLYLKLAEQLRAEFRSGALRDGDAVPSEAQLRQAYGVSRTTVRAALALLEEERLIERRQGVGAFYRSGRIAKHLSRELDFHTEGRAHGQSPATRALAFAARPASLSERTVFGPEARGGVVELRRLRLLNGTPSVYQTSVLCHPGLEALARPDFENVSMYRLLERRFGLRMTDMQETLEAAVASPEVARILGIEPGAPLFNTNRIARDAAGRVVELSHNAVRADRYYFTFEGSIAEFAR is encoded by the coding sequence ATGACGCGGCTGTATCTCAAACTCGCCGAACAGCTCAGGGCGGAATTCCGCTCCGGCGCGCTGCGTGACGGCGACGCGGTGCCCTCGGAGGCCCAGCTCCGCCAGGCCTATGGCGTGAGCCGCACCACGGTGCGCGCCGCCCTCGCCCTGCTGGAGGAGGAGCGGCTGATCGAGCGGCGCCAGGGGGTGGGGGCCTTCTACCGCTCCGGGCGCATCGCCAAGCACCTGTCGCGCGAGCTAGATTTCCACACCGAGGGCCGGGCGCATGGCCAGAGCCCGGCCACCCGGGCGCTCGCCTTCGCCGCGCGGCCTGCCAGCCTGTCCGAGCGCACGGTGTTCGGGCCGGAGGCGCGGGGCGGCGTGGTGGAACTGCGCCGGCTGCGCCTGCTCAACGGCACGCCCAGCGTGTACCAGACCTCCGTGCTCTGCCACCCCGGGCTGGAGGCACTGGCGCGGCCCGATTTCGAGAACGTGTCCATGTACCGCCTGCTGGAGCGCCGCTTCGGCCTCAGGATGACCGACATGCAGGAGACGCTGGAGGCCGCGGTGGCGAGCCCGGAGGTGGCGCGCATCCTTGGCATCGAGCCCGGCGCGCCGCTGTTCAACACCAACCGCATCGCGCGCGATGCCGCGGGGCGGGTGGTGGAACTCTCCCACAACGCCGTGCGGGCCGACCGCTACTATTTCACCTTCGAAGGCTCGATCGCGGAGTTCGCCCGATGA
- a CDS encoding xylulokinase, producing the protein MTADRSAPRPCAPGHVLCLDLGGSSLKAGLFDPDGRQAALAAVPVSFEEDRAGRSEQDPGQWWRALALAVEDLAARPDWPGPPACIAICGFTRTQVFLGRDGRAVRPAISFRDSRALGPAQAALARPDVRAHADAGDLNPFHPLARLLWLAHHEREAWEQVRLVVEPKDYLNLRLTGQAASDPISLHWLARAMAGGAASLAAACGLTPGRLPPVVPAGGIVGRVQPGLPGALGGLAGVPVAQASTDTWTAVAGLGGLRAGRAYCISGTSEVVGLMAATPGRAEGLITMEWGEGLWQIGGPGQNGAALLPWITDLLSPGPAPFAERLERLLAARPCGKPLLFAPWLNGERTPYWDRDLRGAFLGLTPEHGAGDMVRAVMEGVALANRDVLSRAEAAAGQEAGDFRIAGGGARSALWNRIRADMLGRRVVASADAELGLLGCLAVARVALGQAPDFAAAADALPRATESFAPDPARRARADALFRTYREARDALARASHALAAIGREDFSDPSE; encoded by the coding sequence ATGACCGCCGACCGTTCCGCTCCCCGCCCCTGCGCGCCCGGCCATGTCCTGTGCCTGGACCTCGGCGGGTCCTCGCTGAAGGCCGGACTGTTCGACCCGGACGGCCGGCAGGCCGCGCTCGCCGCCGTTCCCGTCTCCTTCGAGGAGGACAGGGCCGGGCGCTCCGAGCAGGACCCCGGCCAATGGTGGCGCGCGCTCGCGCTGGCGGTGGAGGACCTCGCCGCCCGGCCGGACTGGCCCGGCCCCCCGGCCTGCATCGCGATCTGCGGCTTCACCCGCACCCAGGTGTTCCTGGGGCGGGACGGCCGCGCGGTGCGCCCGGCGATCAGCTTCCGCGATTCCCGCGCGCTCGGCCCGGCGCAGGCCGCCCTCGCGCGGCCCGACGTCCGGGCGCATGCGGATGCGGGCGATCTCAACCCCTTCCACCCGCTGGCCCGGCTGCTGTGGCTCGCCCATCATGAGCGCGAGGCCTGGGAGCAGGTGCGCCTGGTGGTGGAGCCGAAGGACTACCTGAACCTGCGCCTCACCGGGCAGGCCGCCTCGGACCCGATCTCGCTGCACTGGCTGGCCCGGGCGATGGCCGGCGGCGCGGCCTCGCTCGCCGCGGCCTGCGGCCTCACGCCCGGGCGGCTGCCGCCGGTGGTGCCGGCGGGCGGCATCGTGGGGCGGGTGCAGCCGGGCCTGCCGGGCGCGCTCGGCGGCCTTGCCGGGGTGCCGGTGGCCCAGGCCTCGACCGACACCTGGACGGCCGTGGCCGGGCTGGGCGGGCTGCGCGCCGGGCGGGCCTACTGCATCTCGGGCACCTCCGAGGTGGTGGGGCTGATGGCGGCCACGCCGGGGCGCGCCGAGGGGCTCATCACCATGGAATGGGGCGAAGGGCTGTGGCAGATCGGCGGGCCGGGGCAGAACGGCGCCGCGCTGCTGCCCTGGATCACCGACCTGCTCTCGCCGGGCCCCGCGCCCTTCGCCGAGCGGCTGGAGCGGCTGCTCGCCGCGCGGCCCTGCGGCAAGCCGCTCCTCTTCGCGCCCTGGCTGAACGGCGAGCGCACCCCCTACTGGGACCGCGACCTGCGCGGCGCCTTCCTCGGCCTCACGCCGGAGCACGGGGCCGGCGACATGGTGCGCGCGGTGATGGAGGGCGTGGCGCTGGCGAACCGCGACGTGCTCTCGCGCGCGGAGGCGGCGGCCGGGCAGGAGGCGGGAGACTTCCGCATCGCCGGCGGCGGCGCGCGCTCCGCGCTCTGGAACCGCATCCGCGCCGACATGCTGGGGCGCAGGGTGGTGGCCTCCGCCGACGCGGAGCTGGGCCTGCTCGGCTGCCTTGCGGTGGCGCGCGTGGCCCTGGGGCAGGCGCCGGACTTCGCCGCCGCCGCCGACGCCCTCCCGCGCGCCACCGAGAGTTTCGCGCCCGACCCCGCCCGCCGGGCGCGGGCCGACGCGCTGTTCAGGACCTACCGCGAGGCACGCGACGCGCTTGCCCGCGCCTCCCACGCGCTGGCCGCCATCGGCCGCGAGGATTTCAGTGACCCTTCAGAATGA
- a CDS encoding BtpA/SgcQ family protein produces MKTLFESRYNTPKFLIGMVHTLALPGAPLYDRTGGMRRIVAQAKAEARILRDAGFHSVMYCNESDMPYESVMQPQTIAAMTEVIAEAQDGLGLPHGVNMLIDPVASVAIAHATGGEFVRCFLTGSYVGDLGAVVPDGARALRLRAELAAENIALICNVTPGFSINLDTRPVPNAASGAVFLGLADAVCVSGPAAGVEADLAAIEAVAAKVPDTPVVVGTGVSAQNINRLATAADAFIIGTSIKIDQQTLNAVDPARADALVRAMAA; encoded by the coding sequence ATGAAGACCCTGTTCGAAAGCCGCTACAACACGCCGAAATTCCTGATCGGCATGGTCCACACCCTCGCCCTGCCGGGCGCGCCGCTCTACGACCGCACCGGCGGCATGCGCCGGATCGTGGCCCAGGCGAAGGCCGAGGCCCGCATCCTGCGCGACGCCGGCTTCCACTCGGTGATGTACTGCAACGAATCCGACATGCCCTACGAGAGCGTGATGCAGCCCCAGACCATCGCCGCCATGACCGAGGTGATCGCCGAGGCGCAGGACGGGCTGGGCCTGCCGCATGGCGTGAACATGCTCATCGACCCCGTGGCCTCGGTGGCCATCGCCCATGCCACGGGGGGCGAGTTCGTGCGCTGCTTCCTCACCGGCTCCTACGTGGGTGACCTCGGCGCCGTGGTGCCGGACGGGGCGCGCGCCCTGCGCCTGCGCGCCGAGCTTGCCGCGGAGAACATCGCGCTCATCTGCAACGTGACCCCCGGCTTTTCCATCAACCTCGACACGCGGCCGGTGCCGAACGCCGCCTCCGGCGCCGTGTTCCTCGGGCTGGCCGACGCGGTCTGCGTCTCCGGCCCCGCCGCGGGGGTGGAGGCCGATCTCGCCGCCATCGAGGCGGTGGCCGCGAAGGTGCCGGACACGCCGGTCGTCGTCGGCACCGGGGTGTCGGCTCAGAACATCAACCGGCTCGCCACCGCGGCGGATGCCTTCATCATCGGCACCTCGATCAAGATCGACCAGCAGACGCTGAACGCCGTCGACCCCGCCCGGGCCGACGCCCTCGTGCGGGCCATGGCGGCATGA
- a CDS encoding SDR family NAD(P)-dependent oxidoreductase, giving the protein MSGPVCLVTGAGGGIGRASLAALIEGGWRIAATDRPGAEFAQGDALAFFPADLADPAAPEAVVEAVLARFGRLDGLLHCAGTSHVAAFPEQDDAGWDRVIDINLSAAHRVARAVGRHLIAQGTGGAVVMISSLAWMSGGANPAYGAAKGGVNTLVFNMAQALGPHGVRVNAIAPGIIATEMVRGAFPGEKFARLERAASARTPLRRLGRAEDVADVAAFLMSERAGFVTGSVIPVTGGLELVPPIGMIEDGSGATRAGEGSSG; this is encoded by the coding sequence ATGAGCGGGCCGGTCTGCCTCGTCACCGGCGCGGGGGGCGGCATCGGGCGCGCGAGCCTCGCCGCCCTCATCGAGGGCGGCTGGCGCATCGCCGCCACCGACCGCCCCGGCGCGGAGTTCGCGCAAGGCGACGCCCTCGCCTTCTTCCCGGCCGACCTTGCCGACCCCGCGGCGCCCGAGGCGGTGGTGGAAGCGGTGCTGGCGCGGTTCGGCCGGCTCGACGGGCTGCTGCACTGCGCCGGCACCTCCCATGTCGCCGCCTTCCCCGAGCAGGACGATGCGGGCTGGGACCGGGTGATCGACATCAACCTCTCCGCCGCCCACCGGGTGGCGCGGGCGGTGGGCCGGCACCTCATCGCCCAGGGCACCGGCGGGGCGGTGGTGATGATCTCCTCGCTCGCCTGGATGAGCGGCGGGGCGAACCCGGCCTACGGGGCGGCGAAGGGCGGGGTGAACACCCTCGTCTTCAACATGGCCCAGGCGCTGGGGCCGCACGGGGTGCGGGTGAATGCCATCGCCCCCGGCATCATCGCCACCGAGATGGTGCGCGGCGCCTTCCCGGGCGAGAAATTCGCCCGGCTGGAGCGCGCCGCCTCCGCCCGCACGCCGCTGCGCCGGCTCGGCCGGGCCGAGGACGTGGCCGATGTCGCCGCCTTCCTGATGTCGGAAAGGGCGGGATTCGTGACCGGCAGCGTGATACCGGTGACCGGGGGGCTGGAACTGGTGCCGCCGATCGGCATGATCGAGGACGGGTCCGGCGCGACGCGTGCGGGCGAGGGGAGTTCGGGGTGA
- a CDS encoding ABC transporter permease, translating into MKAVIGKYGTALAGLAVLIVLVIFARNFASVANLTNVLKQTSFLAILAVGFTFALITSELDLSFANICSLAAVVCGGMIHGGIAWPLAVLAALAVGTAGGLLNGLIVTRAKVPSLITTLGTASVANGIAFMLTGGVAFVGRWDAGFLALGRSSIAGVPVLIFFMAAVVALGWLVSRQTRMGRHMQATGEAEEAARRAGIATRRMKVIGLSLSGITAGIAAVLLVASLSSAAPQMAGDYLLNGIAAVLLGMTMYDPGRPNIAGTFTGALIIAVLGNGLVLLGAPYYLQDIVLGVIVIGSVSLSASVLKKAAL; encoded by the coding sequence GTGAAAGCGGTCATCGGGAAATACGGCACGGCGCTGGCCGGGCTGGCGGTGCTGATCGTGCTGGTGATCTTCGCGCGCAACTTCGCCTCGGTGGCGAACCTCACCAACGTGCTGAAGCAGACCAGCTTTCTGGCCATCCTCGCGGTGGGGTTCACCTTCGCGCTGATCACCTCCGAGCTGGACCTGTCCTTCGCCAACATCTGCTCGCTGGCGGCGGTGGTCTGCGGCGGGATGATCCATGGCGGCATCGCCTGGCCGCTCGCGGTGCTGGCGGCGCTGGCCGTCGGCACGGCCGGGGGGCTGCTGAACGGGCTCATCGTCACCCGCGCCAAGGTGCCCTCGCTCATCACCACGCTGGGCACGGCCTCGGTGGCGAACGGCATCGCCTTCATGCTCACCGGCGGCGTGGCCTTCGTGGGGCGGTGGGACGCTGGATTCCTCGCCCTCGGGCGCTCCAGCATCGCCGGCGTTCCGGTGCTGATCTTCTTCATGGCCGCCGTGGTGGCGCTCGGCTGGCTGGTCAGCCGGCAGACCCGCATGGGCCGCCACATGCAGGCCACCGGCGAGGCCGAGGAGGCCGCGCGCCGCGCCGGCATCGCCACGCGGCGGATGAAGGTGATCGGGCTCAGCCTCTCGGGCATCACCGCCGGCATCGCCGCGGTGCTGCTGGTGGCGAGCCTCTCCTCCGCCGCGCCGCAGATGGCGGGGGACTACCTGCTCAACGGCATCGCCGCGGTGCTGCTGGGCATGACCATGTACGACCCCGGCCGCCCCAACATCGCCGGGACATTCACCGGCGCGCTGATCATCGCGGTGCTGGGCAACGGGCTCGTGCTGCTGGGCGCACCCTATTACCTTCAGGATATCGTGCTGGGCGTGATCGTGATCGGCTCGGTGAGCCTCTCGGCCAGCGTGCTCAAGAAGGCGGCCCTCTGA
- a CDS encoding sugar ABC transporter substrate-binding protein — protein sequence MFRTCAAAAVAIVTAFSANAFEVGVVAFQMSSETHARVANAVEAAAKEKGWDVTVLNSNGALPTHAEQIENLIQRGVDGIILAMSKPVEFDAQFAEAKEAGIPLITVMSGASPNALFDVQVNEYSVGAQAALYLLGEIGYEGKILTERFESNVGTRIRGKVLDVVLSENTAVTVAGSHSMARTSSWRDDVRAGMQALMLQNAGDYKGIWASFDGQAFVIDDLLAAEGKQKGDVALVSIDGGQEAFRRIADPASLLQATVAIPFEQMGRAAVDAMEKIAVEGQPKEAITAGPYLYQDAVLVDASNVDQFLGE from the coding sequence ATGTTCAGAACCTGTGCCGCGGCAGCGGTTGCGATCGTCACGGCCTTTTCGGCCAATGCGTTCGAGGTGGGCGTCGTCGCCTTCCAGATGTCCTCGGAAACCCATGCCCGCGTGGCCAACGCGGTGGAGGCCGCGGCCAAGGAGAAGGGCTGGGACGTGACCGTGCTCAACTCCAACGGCGCCCTGCCCACCCATGCCGAGCAGATCGAGAACCTGATCCAGCGCGGGGTGGACGGCATCATCCTCGCCATGTCGAAGCCGGTGGAGTTCGACGCCCAGTTCGCCGAGGCGAAGGAGGCGGGCATCCCCCTCATCACCGTGATGAGCGGGGCGAGCCCCAACGCGCTCTTCGACGTGCAGGTGAACGAGTATTCCGTGGGCGCGCAGGCCGCCCTCTACCTGCTGGGCGAGATCGGCTACGAGGGCAAGATCCTCACCGAGCGGTTCGAATCCAACGTGGGCACGCGCATCCGCGGCAAGGTGCTGGACGTGGTGCTGTCCGAGAACACCGCCGTCACCGTGGCGGGCAGCCATTCCATGGCCCGCACCAGCTCCTGGCGCGATGACGTGCGCGCCGGCATGCAGGCGCTGATGTTGCAGAACGCGGGCGATTACAAGGGCATCTGGGCCTCCTTCGACGGCCAGGCCTTCGTGATCGACGACCTTCTCGCCGCCGAGGGCAAGCAGAAGGGCGACGTGGCGCTGGTGTCCATCGACGGCGGGCAGGAGGCGTTCCGGCGCATCGCGGACCCGGCCTCGCTGCTGCAGGCCACCGTCGCCATCCCCTTCGAGCAAATGGGTCGGGCCGCGGTGGACGCGATGGAGAAGATCGCCGTGGAGGGCCAGCCGAAGGAGGCCATCACCGCCGGCCCCTACCTCTACCAGGACGCGGTGCTGGTGGACGCTTCCAACGTCGACCAGTTCCTCGGCGAATGA
- a CDS encoding ATP-binding cassette domain-containing protein gives MDPILTVRAAAKSYGAVTALRGADLTVARGEVHAVCGDNGAGKSTLIKLVSGVETPTSGEIVVKGRPVRFATPHDALAAGIATIHQDLGLAPRMTIAENIFMGSELTTRRLGLPLLDHRRMKEMARGYLGRLNSRLADMDQPVERLSGGQRQAVAISRALRWDAEIIIMDEPTAALGVRETAQVLDLIRSLRASGVTVILISHDMNDVVRVADTVTILAGGRTARVLRAGEVDGPGLANLIMHAGAEPEPA, from the coding sequence ATGGACCCGATCCTGACCGTGCGCGCCGCGGCCAAGTCCTACGGCGCGGTGACGGCGCTGCGCGGCGCCGACCTCACCGTGGCGCGCGGCGAGGTGCACGCCGTGTGCGGCGACAACGGCGCCGGCAAGTCCACGCTGATCAAGCTCGTCTCGGGGGTGGAGACACCCACCTCCGGGGAGATCGTGGTGAAGGGCCGCCCCGTGCGCTTCGCCACGCCGCATGACGCGCTGGCGGCGGGGATCGCGACCATCCACCAGGATCTCGGCCTCGCCCCGCGCATGACCATCGCCGAGAACATCTTCATGGGCTCCGAGCTGACCACCCGCCGGCTCGGGCTGCCGCTGCTCGACCATCGGCGCATGAAGGAGATGGCGCGGGGCTATCTCGGCCGGCTGAACTCCCGCCTCGCCGACATGGACCAGCCGGTGGAGCGGCTCTCCGGCGGCCAGCGCCAGGCGGTGGCCATCTCCCGCGCGCTGCGCTGGGACGCGGAGATCATCATCATGGACGAGCCCACCGCCGCCCTCGGCGTGCGCGAGACCGCCCAGGTGCTGGACCTCATCCGCAGCCTGCGCGCCAGCGGCGTGACCGTGATCCTCATCAGCCATGACATGAACGACGTGGTGCGCGTGGCGGACACGGTGACCATCCTCGCCGGCGGCCGCACCGCGCGCGTGCTGCGCGCCGGGGAGGTGGACGGCCCGGGCCTCGCCAACCTGATCATGCACGCGGGCGCCGAACCCGAGCCGGCCTGA
- a CDS encoding hydrogen peroxide-inducible genes activator, with the protein MLNVNLRHLHYLVTLAETGNFGAAAARAGITQSTLSAAIRGLEEELGAPLMDRSGRRMQLLPFGETVVERARDIIAQVGELPEYAARSARPLTTRLRLGMIPSVAPFVLPKLLRSLRAAHPDLSLSVREGLTQSLLAEIRAGRLDAAFIAHMPSVEEFEYTAVAEDPFLVALPPRHPLSGRAALTLADLASDRLLLLDQGHCLREHVLTALGRDGLVDEHDVRAASIMTLVQLVDFGTGITLLPRIAVDAGAVSGTGITLVRYESPSAARRLVVAWRARSYRRSDYLALAEHIRRHCLPGSDGAAAAE; encoded by the coding sequence ATGCTGAACGTGAACCTGCGCCACCTGCACTATCTCGTCACCCTCGCGGAGACGGGAAATTTCGGCGCCGCCGCGGCGCGGGCCGGCATCACCCAGTCCACGCTGAGCGCCGCGATCCGCGGGCTGGAGGAGGAACTGGGCGCCCCGCTGATGGACCGGTCCGGCCGGCGCATGCAGTTGCTGCCCTTCGGCGAGACGGTGGTGGAGCGCGCGCGCGACATCATCGCCCAGGTGGGCGAGCTGCCGGAATACGCGGCCCGCTCGGCCCGCCCGCTCACTACCCGGCTGCGGCTGGGGATGATCCCCTCCGTGGCGCCCTTCGTGCTGCCCAAGCTGCTGCGCAGCCTGCGCGCGGCGCATCCCGACCTGTCGCTCTCGGTGCGCGAGGGGCTCACGCAATCGCTGCTGGCCGAGATCCGCGCCGGGCGGCTGGACGCCGCCTTCATCGCCCACATGCCCTCGGTGGAGGAGTTCGAATACACCGCCGTGGCGGAGGACCCGTTCCTCGTGGCCCTGCCGCCGCGCCATCCGCTGTCGGGCCGCGCCGCCCTGACGCTCGCCGACCTCGCCTCCGACCGGCTGCTCCTGCTCGACCAGGGGCACTGCCTGCGCGAGCATGTGCTCACCGCCCTCGGCCGGGACGGGCTGGTGGACGAGCATGACGTGCGCGCCGCCTCCATCATGACCCTGGTGCAGCTGGTGGATTTCGGCACGGGCATCACCCTGCTGCCGCGCATCGCGGTGGATGCGGGGGCGGTCTCGGGCACCGGCATCACGCTGGTGCGCTACGAGAGCCCCAGCGCGGCGCGCCGTCTCGTGGTGGCCTGGCGGGCGCGCAGCTACCGGCGCTCCGACTACCTCGCCCTGGCCGAGCACATCCGCCGGCATTGCCTGCCCGGCAGCGACGGTGCCGCCGCCGCGGAGTGA